Proteins found in one Methanospirillum hungatei JF-1 genomic segment:
- a CDS encoding V-type ATP synthase subunit B: MQHGSLITVEYQTVNYVSGPLIFVERPKEISFGETAQIILPDGEARTGQILDISEDIAVVQVFEGTRGIDSHVTTVRFTGQSPLLDVSYDMLGRVLDGVGRPRDGGPEIIPEARLDIAGMPINPYSRDKPAEFIQTGISAIDALNTLVRGQKLPIFSGAGLPANQLAAQIAKQAKVLGEGENFAVVFAAMGITYKEASFFMKEFEESGALERVVFFLNLADDPTIERIATPRCALTAAEFLAYTHNLHVLVILTDMTNYCDALREISTAREEIPGRRGYPGYMYTDLATIYERAGRIKGCTGSITQIPILTMPDDDITHPVPDLTGYITEGQIVLSRDLFRKGINPPIDALPCLSRLMNLGIGPGKTREDHRNVADQLYASYAYGRDLRRLVAIVGEEALSELDRNYLKFADHFEKRFISQGNVERSIETTLQVAWELFSLLPDEELKRIKEEYIDKYRTLIISGG; encoded by the coding sequence ATGCAGCACGGCAGCCTGATTACGGTTGAGTACCAGACGGTCAATTATGTATCAGGTCCCCTGATCTTTGTTGAACGGCCCAAGGAGATCTCGTTTGGAGAGACAGCACAGATCATTCTTCCGGATGGTGAGGCACGGACCGGCCAGATTCTTGATATTTCAGAGGATATTGCAGTTGTCCAGGTCTTTGAGGGGACACGGGGTATAGATAGCCATGTGACTACGGTCAGGTTTACCGGCCAGTCACCCCTTCTTGATGTCTCCTATGATATGCTTGGTCGGGTACTGGACGGGGTCGGACGGCCACGGGATGGTGGTCCGGAAATCATTCCGGAGGCACGGCTCGATATCGCCGGTATGCCGATCAATCCCTACTCCCGTGACAAACCTGCCGAGTTTATCCAGACCGGTATATCGGCAATTGATGCATTAAACACTCTTGTCAGGGGACAGAAACTTCCTATCTTCTCAGGTGCAGGACTTCCGGCAAATCAGCTGGCTGCCCAGATTGCAAAACAGGCAAAGGTTCTTGGTGAGGGTGAGAACTTTGCCGTGGTCTTTGCAGCGATGGGTATCACCTACAAGGAAGCGTCATTCTTCATGAAGGAGTTTGAAGAGAGCGGAGCCCTTGAACGGGTCGTCTTCTTCTTAAACCTGGCCGATGATCCGACGATTGAACGGATTGCAACGCCCCGGTGTGCTCTGACTGCTGCTGAGTTCCTGGCGTATACACACAATCTGCATGTACTGGTCATCCTGACCGATATGACAAATTATTGCGATGCTCTTCGTGAGATCTCAACAGCACGGGAGGAGATTCCTGGTCGTCGCGGGTATCCGGGGTATATGTACACCGACCTTGCAACCATTTACGAGCGGGCCGGTCGTATCAAGGGCTGTACCGGTTCGATCACCCAGATCCCGATCCTGACGATGCCGGATGATGATATCACCCATCCGGTGCCTGATCTGACCGGGTACATCACTGAGGGGCAGATTGTACTCTCCCGTGATCTGTTCAGGAAAGGGATTAATCCGCCCATTGATGCTCTCCCCTGTCTTTCGCGGCTCATGAACCTGGGAATCGGGCCAGGTAAGACCCGTGAGGATCATCGGAATGTGGCAGATCAGCTATATGCTTCATATGCCTATGGGCGGGACCTTCGAAGACTCGTTGCCATTGTCGGAGAAGAAGCACTCTCGGAGCTTGACCGGAATTATCTCAAGTTTGCTGATCACTTTGAGAAACGGTTTATATCACAGGGGAACGTTGAGCGAAGCATTGAGACAACGTTGCAGGTCGCCTGGGAACTCTTCAGCCTGCTGCCAGAT
- a CDS encoding V-type ATP synthase subunit A, translated as MITGTIARISGPVITARNMTGSRMYDVVWVGRAALPGEIIRLEGDEAVIQVYEDTTGLMIHEPVENTGVPLSVELGPGLLASIYDGVQRPLPALYAKSGNYISRGIMVPGLDREKRWAFNPVKKAGEMVQTGDVLGTVQEFHLVHSIMVPPGVSGEIKTIASGEFTVTDVVCTLADGTEITMLQRWPVRKGRPFVKRLDPEVPLLTGQRVFDTMFPLVKGGTAMIPGGFGTGKTVSEQTLAKWADTQVVVYIGCGERGNEMTDVLTEFPELTDPRTGYPLIERTIMIANTSNMPVAAREASIYTGITIAEYYRDMGMDVALLADSTSRWGEALREVSGRLEEMPGEEGYPAYLATRLAAFYERAGRVICAGSEEKTGSVTIIGAVSPPGGDFSEPITQNTLRIAGTFWALDANLAYRRHYPSVNWIRSYSLYLEDVEDWFSEKVARDWYQFRGRAMYILQKEVELQEIVQLVGPDALPDKEKVVLEIAKIIREDFLQQSAYSDDDSFCPLEKQYWMLKIIIWYYDAIRAAMRRNVPLRQLLSIPARSEIARMKEQRDLDRLKRLSDIVWEQTENLEVQTCSTAA; from the coding sequence ATGATTACCGGAACAATAGCCAGGATTTCAGGGCCGGTGATTACTGCCAGGAATATGACCGGATCGCGGATGTATGATGTGGTATGGGTGGGTAGGGCTGCTCTTCCCGGTGAGATTATCCGCCTTGAAGGTGATGAGGCAGTCATCCAGGTCTATGAGGATACCACCGGTCTTATGATCCACGAACCGGTGGAGAATACCGGTGTTCCGCTCTCCGTCGAGCTGGGTCCGGGTCTGCTGGCATCTATTTATGACGGGGTACAGCGGCCGCTTCCTGCCCTGTATGCGAAAAGCGGGAACTATATCAGCAGGGGGATCATGGTCCCCGGCCTAGACCGGGAGAAGAGATGGGCATTTAATCCGGTGAAGAAAGCTGGTGAAATGGTCCAGACCGGTGATGTTCTTGGAACGGTCCAGGAGTTTCATCTGGTCCATTCGATCATGGTCCCACCCGGCGTATCAGGCGAGATAAAAACGATCGCTTCTGGAGAGTTCACCGTAACCGATGTAGTATGTACCCTTGCAGACGGGACCGAGATAACCATGCTTCAGCGGTGGCCGGTCAGGAAAGGGAGGCCCTTTGTCAAACGACTGGATCCGGAGGTTCCCCTGCTCACCGGTCAGCGGGTATTTGATACCATGTTCCCCCTGGTAAAGGGTGGGACTGCCATGATTCCGGGCGGATTTGGAACCGGAAAGACGGTGTCTGAGCAGACTCTTGCGAAATGGGCAGATACCCAGGTGGTTGTGTACATCGGGTGCGGTGAACGGGGCAACGAGATGACTGATGTGCTGACTGAGTTTCCAGAACTGACCGACCCGAGGACCGGCTATCCCCTGATTGAGCGGACGATCATGATAGCAAACACCTCAAATATGCCGGTCGCTGCCCGTGAAGCATCCATTTATACCGGGATTACTATCGCTGAATATTACCGGGACATGGGCATGGATGTTGCACTTCTAGCCGATTCAACGTCCCGGTGGGGTGAAGCACTTCGTGAAGTGTCAGGACGGCTTGAGGAGATGCCAGGGGAAGAAGGGTATCCTGCCTATCTTGCAACCCGTCTTGCTGCCTTTTATGAACGGGCCGGGCGTGTCATCTGTGCCGGTTCGGAGGAGAAGACCGGGTCGGTGACGATCATCGGGGCGGTATCACCACCAGGCGGGGACTTCTCAGAGCCGATTACACAGAATACTCTTCGTATTGCCGGAACATTCTGGGCACTTGATGCAAATCTTGCATACCGCCGGCATTACCCGTCGGTAAATTGGATCCGGAGTTATTCCCTGTATTTGGAGGATGTCGAGGACTGGTTTTCGGAGAAGGTCGCCAGAGACTGGTACCAGTTCAGGGGACGGGCGATGTATATTCTGCAAAAGGAAGTAGAACTGCAGGAGATCGTGCAGCTTGTCGGGCCTGATGCCCTTCCTGACAAGGAGAAGGTCGTTCTTGAGATTGCAAAGATCATCCGAGAAGATTTCCTGCAGCAGAGTGCATACAGTGATGATGATTCATTCTGTCCGCTTGAAAAACAGTACTGGATGCTGAAGATCATTATCTGGTATTATGATGCAATCCGTGCAGCCATGAGACGGAATGTCCCGCTTCGTCAGCTCCTCTCCATCCCGGCACGGTCAGAGATAGCACGGATGAAAGAGCAGAGGGATCTGGACCGGTTGAAACGACTGAGTGATATTGTCTGGGAACAGACTGAAAACCTGGAGGTGCAGACATGCAGCACGGCAGCCTGA
- a CDS encoding V-type ATP synthase subunit F, which produces MYKVVVITDPESATGFRLAGSDVLEVEDSFEASRVLSSLLHEEETGIIAIREDYLANLDKSLYEQVERCYHPVIIPIPAPRKGDEVSGYVERLLRRAIGYNVVMRS; this is translated from the coding sequence ATGTATAAAGTCGTCGTCATCACTGATCCGGAATCAGCAACCGGGTTTCGTCTTGCCGGATCTGATGTCCTTGAGGTGGAAGATTCCTTTGAAGCATCCAGAGTTCTTTCATCTCTCCTTCACGAAGAGGAGACCGGAATAATTGCCATCAGGGAGGATTACCTGGCCAATCTTGACAAGAGTCTGTATGAACAGGTTGAGCGGTGTTATCACCCGGTCATCATCCCGATTCCTGCACCACGAAAAGGCGATGAAGTGAGCGGATATGTGGAACGGCTGCTCCGGAGAGCAATTGGATACAATGTGGTAATGAGGAGCTAA